One Weissella ceti DNA window includes the following coding sequences:
- a CDS encoding LLM class flavin-dependent oxidoreductase, which produces MKATEIELGLDTFGDLAKDNDGNVMSYAASLRQVVKEAVIADKVGVDVIALGEHHRDEFAISSPETVLAAIATQTENIRLASGVTVLSSDDPVRVYKRFATVDGLSNGRAEVILGRGSFTESFPLFGYNLEDYDDLFEEKIAMFSKILEEKPLTWEGEFTQKITDTQIYPKTESGHLKTMVGVGGSPESIIRAARYDFPVILAIIGGDPARFHPYVELYKRAAKRLGNPIHPMAMHSHGFIADTQEEAEEMAWENIKMAFDKIGKTRGWAPMTREHFNREMESGSMYVGTPEVVAQRIAKSIRTLEVGRFDLVYGAGEQPAAAREHMIELYGTKVIPRVRELLVEAGYAE; this is translated from the coding sequence ATGAAAGCAACTGAAATTGAATTGGGATTAGATACTTTTGGAGATTTGGCTAAAGACAATGATGGGAATGTCATGAGCTATGCGGCGTCATTGCGACAAGTAGTAAAAGAAGCTGTGATCGCAGATAAAGTTGGTGTAGATGTTATTGCATTGGGAGAACACCACCGTGACGAATTTGCAATCTCAAGTCCAGAAACAGTACTAGCTGCGATTGCAACACAAACTGAAAACATTCGTCTTGCTTCAGGGGTTACTGTTTTGAGTTCTGATGATCCAGTTCGTGTATACAAACGTTTTGCGACAGTTGACGGATTGTCAAATGGACGTGCAGAAGTTATTTTGGGACGTGGATCATTTACAGAATCATTCCCATTGTTTGGATATAACCTTGAAGATTATGATGACTTGTTTGAAGAAAAGATTGCGATGTTCTCAAAAATCTTGGAAGAAAAGCCATTAACATGGGAAGGTGAATTCACACAAAAGATTACAGACACACAAATTTACCCAAAGACTGAATCTGGTCACTTGAAGACCATGGTCGGGGTTGGTGGTTCACCTGAATCAATTATTCGTGCCGCACGCTACGATTTCCCTGTAATCCTAGCGATTATTGGTGGAGATCCTGCACGATTCCACCCATACGTAGAATTGTATAAGCGTGCCGCTAAGCGTCTAGGAAACCCAATTCACCCAATGGCTATGCATTCACACGGATTCATTGCGGATACGCAAGAAGAAGCCGAAGAAATGGCTTGGGAGAACATTAAGATGGCATTTGATAAGATTGGTAAGACACGTGGATGGGCACCTATGACACGTGAACACTTCAATCGAGAAATGGAATCAGGCTCAATGTATGTAGGAACGCCTGAAGTTGTGGCACAACGTATTGCTAAGTCAATTCGTACCCTAGAAGTCGGACGTTTTGATTTGGTTTACGGAGCCGGAGAACAACCTGCAGCAGCGCGTGAACACATGATTGAATTGTATGGAACAAAGGTTATTCCTCGTGTACGTGAATTGCTTGTGGAGGCTGGATATGCAGAATAA
- a CDS encoding NADPH-dependent F420 reductase produces MQNKTIGILGAGKVGIVFAQLAIRAGYNVLIAGSGSVEKIDLTIEVLAPGAKAVTAAEAASEADIVILALPLSKYLTIEQEPLKGKIVIDAMNYWWEVDGFRDDLTNPLQSSSELIQEYLPESRIVKAFNHMGYHDLLDESVAAGTAGRKAIAVAGDDKEAVGIVEQVVDELGFDPVYIGGLDQGQSLEPGSDAFGANETREVLLNMINAFDETERGKQIKAARAAKNN; encoded by the coding sequence ATGCAGAATAAAACGATAGGTATTTTGGGTGCTGGTAAGGTCGGCATTGTTTTTGCCCAATTAGCTATTCGTGCTGGATATAATGTTTTGATTGCTGGATCAGGTAGTGTTGAGAAAATTGATCTAACGATTGAAGTTTTAGCACCTGGTGCGAAAGCGGTGACGGCTGCAGAAGCAGCTAGCGAAGCAGATATTGTGATTTTAGCGTTACCATTGAGTAAGTATTTGACGATTGAACAAGAACCACTTAAGGGTAAGATTGTGATTGATGCTATGAATTATTGGTGGGAGGTGGATGGCTTCCGCGATGATTTAACAAATCCCTTACAATCATCAAGTGAATTGATTCAAGAATACTTGCCAGAAAGTCGAATTGTTAAAGCATTCAACCACATGGGATACCATGACTTGCTAGATGAATCCGTAGCAGCAGGGACTGCCGGACGTAAAGCAATTGCGGTTGCTGGAGACGATAAAGAAGCTGTCGGGATTGTAGAACAGGTTGTGGATGAATTAGGATTTGATCCAGTATATATTGGTGGCCTAGATCAAGGACAGAGTTTAGAACCTGGTAGTGATGCATTTGGTGCTAATGAGACACGTGAAGTGCTATTAAACATGATAAATGCCTTTGATGAAACAGAACGCGGTAAGCAGATTAAAGCTGCGCGAGCTGCAAAGAATAACTAA
- a CDS encoding cytochrome ubiquinol oxidase subunit I, translated as MNLMTGLSMLDLARIQFAMTTVFHFFFVPLSIGLGLIVAIMETMYVIKKDDTYKRMAKFWGRIFLLSFAVGVVTGIIQEFQFGMNWSQYSRYVGDIFGPALAVEALVAFFMESTFLGLWMFGWDKFNKGLHLAFIWITAVGSAFSALWILAANSFMHNPVGYEIDKVMDRAVLVDFPALLTNHQLWLVFPHVFFATFLAGSFVVIGVSAFSLLRKTKELNFFKKSIHVASAVAIVGTFGILVTGDLHAYNLQHDQPMKFAAMEGISEDIGGEGISQPWAVLAYTNPETHKTEWSLEVPYLLSILGNHSLTGFNKGTETINKELHEKYDDQFGEDMSYWLPANTLFYAFRIMSASAMAFLALAAYAFWFTREKADFSFFYKYRWILWIFGLATFLPFVAITSGWLVTELGRFPWVVYGVLTIADAVSPNVSWMSLMISNVLYFLTFSVIGGIMVFLSRRVMIEGPESVDAEAIEDAKEATDPYAADSFEGGAK; from the coding sequence ATGAACTTGATGACAGGTCTTTCCATGTTAGACTTGGCGCGTATCCAATTCGCGATGACAACAGTGTTCCACTTTTTCTTTGTGCCACTGTCAATCGGATTGGGATTAATCGTTGCAATCATGGAAACTATGTATGTGATTAAGAAAGATGACACATACAAGCGTATGGCAAAGTTCTGGGGACGTATTTTCCTTTTGAGCTTCGCAGTTGGAGTTGTGACTGGTATTATTCAAGAATTCCAATTCGGAATGAATTGGTCACAATACTCACGTTACGTTGGGGACATCTTTGGACCTGCGTTGGCCGTTGAAGCCTTGGTAGCGTTCTTCATGGAATCAACATTCCTTGGACTATGGATGTTCGGATGGGATAAGTTCAATAAGGGCCTACATTTGGCCTTTATCTGGATTACAGCTGTAGGTTCTGCATTCTCTGCATTGTGGATTTTGGCAGCGAACTCATTCATGCACAACCCAGTTGGTTACGAAATTGATAAGGTAATGGATCGTGCCGTTTTGGTCGACTTCCCAGCCTTGTTGACTAACCACCAACTATGGTTGGTATTCCCTCACGTATTCTTTGCAACATTCCTTGCAGGGTCATTCGTGGTTATCGGGGTATCAGCATTCTCATTGCTACGTAAGACAAAGGAATTGAACTTCTTCAAGAAGTCAATCCACGTTGCATCAGCTGTTGCGATTGTTGGAACATTTGGAATTTTGGTCACAGGTGATTTGCACGCATATAACCTACAACATGACCAACCAATGAAGTTTGCGGCTATGGAAGGAATTTCAGAAGACATTGGTGGTGAAGGCATTTCACAACCATGGGCAGTTCTGGCATACACGAACCCAGAAACGCATAAGACAGAATGGTCACTTGAAGTGCCATATCTATTGTCAATCCTTGGAAACCACTCATTGACTGGTTTCAACAAGGGTACTGAAACAATTAACAAAGAATTGCATGAAAAATATGATGATCAATTCGGAGAAGACATGAGTTACTGGTTGCCAGCTAACACATTGTTCTACGCATTCCGTATTATGTCAGCATCAGCTATGGCATTCCTTGCACTAGCAGCATACGCATTCTGGTTCACTCGTGAAAAGGCTGACTTCAGCTTCTTCTACAAGTACCGTTGGATTTTGTGGATCTTCGGATTGGCTACATTCTTGCCATTCGTTGCCATTACATCTGGTTGGTTGGTAACAGAATTGGGACGTTTCCCATGGGTTGTTTACGGCGTATTGACTATCGCCGATGCCGTATCACCTAACGTATCATGGATGTCATTGATGATTTCAAACGTATTGTACTTCTTGACATTCTCTGTTATCGGGGGAATCATGGTCTTCTTGTCACGTCGTGTGATGATTGAAGGACCTGAATCAGTCGATGCAGAAGCAATTGAAGATGCTAAGGAAGCAACAGATCCATATGCAGCAGATTCATTTGAAGGAGGAGCAAAGTAA
- a CDS encoding glycoside hydrolase family 73 protein, whose product MQKQKLTPKYKHKPYWLLLPLNFLIGMCMLFGLVIIGVSNNEDKPSEQELQRAAFLTEIGPAAKRIQAAYDIPASIIMAQAALESNFGQAELAAKYHNLFGVKASAGMDQVTLATQEFVNDEWHTVNAAFRNYPDWTASMIDHAQLIRKGTLDNPNRYQNVTATGGYEAAAHGLVSGGYATDPKYADKLISMIETYDLDTYDK is encoded by the coding sequence ATGCAAAAACAAAAATTAACACCTAAATACAAGCACAAACCATATTGGCTATTATTACCGTTAAACTTTCTAATTGGCATGTGCATGCTCTTTGGATTAGTGATCATAGGTGTATCAAACAATGAGGATAAACCGTCTGAACAAGAGTTACAACGTGCTGCATTTTTGACTGAAATTGGGCCTGCTGCAAAACGTATTCAAGCCGCATATGATATTCCAGCCTCAATCATTATGGCGCAAGCTGCCTTAGAATCTAATTTTGGCCAAGCTGAACTCGCGGCTAAATACCATAATCTATTTGGTGTTAAAGCAAGTGCAGGGATGGACCAAGTCACATTAGCAACGCAAGAATTTGTAAATGATGAGTGGCATACTGTGAACGCAGCATTTCGTAACTATCCGGATTGGACAGCATCGATGATTGACCATGCGCAATTAATTCGTAAGGGTACATTGGATAATCCAAATCGATATCAAAACGTGACAGCAACAGGTGGGTATGAAGCGGCTGCACACGGATTGGTCAGTGGTGGTTATGCAACTGATCCAAAATATGCAGATAAATTGATTTCAATGATTGAAACATACGACTTAGACACGTATGATAAGTAA
- the cydD gene encoding thiol reductant ABC exporter subunit CydD, whose protein sequence is MIDRRIFKFANAKKVLLVLAGLTGIQAIIIVLQGLFLSTTLTGLWNMWPLQQVLLPLVIFAGAFVMRQLLGVAKNYVLAPFADNATNELQEALIKKYTKLGPSVIAKHGTGKSVVLAVEGIDQVHDYFSLVLIKLFDMSIIPWVILAYLTTLQWKEAVFLFAIYPVIVLFMILLGFTAQAKADKEYDRFNRLSNHFIDTLRGLTTLKQLGLSKKYANNIYEVSEDYRKATIGTLKIAILSSFALDFFTTLSIAIVALFLGMSLMNGTLMLLPALTMLVLAPDYFLPIRNFANDYHATLNGKNALADIFTILDMPEPEGQETYQPTNGQWQKDSTLSLKHVDFKYDDGSENALSDISLDMTGYQRVGLVGTSGSGKSTLLNLIGGFLNGNGQIAIDGQDVPHLAQKNWQHMLQVMPQDPYIFHETVRENLAFYATDASDTDIIAAIETVGLRSWFDGLPEGLDTVIGEGALQTSGGQAQRIGLARIILDTQRHVILLDEPTAHLDIETEYRLKETMLPVFEDKLVVFATHRLHWLAQMDNIIVMRDGKIVEQGTLPELMAANGYFVELQAAMRGVAND, encoded by the coding sequence ATGATTGACCGTCGAATATTTAAATTTGCAAATGCTAAAAAGGTCTTGTTAGTATTGGCCGGCCTAACAGGTATTCAAGCTATAATTATCGTTCTACAAGGATTGTTTTTGAGTACAACTCTGACAGGACTTTGGAATATGTGGCCACTACAACAAGTGTTATTACCATTGGTTATTTTTGCTGGGGCATTTGTGATGCGTCAATTGTTAGGTGTGGCGAAAAACTATGTATTAGCACCATTCGCTGATAATGCAACGAATGAATTACAAGAAGCGCTAATCAAGAAATACACGAAATTAGGACCATCTGTGATTGCGAAACATGGGACAGGGAAGTCAGTTGTGTTGGCTGTGGAAGGAATTGATCAAGTACACGATTACTTTTCACTTGTGCTGATCAAGCTGTTTGATATGAGCATTATCCCATGGGTGATTTTGGCGTATCTGACAACACTGCAATGGAAAGAAGCGGTGTTCTTGTTTGCCATCTATCCTGTGATTGTCTTGTTCATGATTTTATTAGGATTTACTGCTCAAGCCAAAGCTGACAAAGAATATGATCGTTTTAACCGACTATCAAATCACTTTATTGACACACTACGTGGATTAACAACTTTGAAGCAATTAGGTTTGTCTAAAAAGTACGCCAATAATATCTATGAAGTATCAGAAGATTACCGTAAAGCAACGATCGGAACGTTGAAGATCGCAATTCTATCTAGTTTTGCTTTGGACTTCTTTACAACACTATCAATTGCGATTGTGGCGTTGTTCCTAGGAATGAGTTTGATGAATGGGACCTTGATGCTTTTACCAGCATTAACAATGTTGGTATTGGCCCCAGATTATTTCTTACCAATCCGTAACTTTGCGAATGATTATCATGCAACTTTGAATGGTAAGAATGCCTTGGCCGATATTTTTACAATTTTGGATATGCCAGAACCTGAAGGGCAAGAAACGTACCAACCAACAAATGGACAATGGCAAAAGGATAGTACCTTGTCATTAAAGCATGTTGATTTTAAATATGATGACGGTAGCGAAAATGCACTATCAGATATTAGCTTAGACATGACAGGCTATCAACGTGTTGGACTTGTGGGAACATCTGGCTCAGGAAAGTCTACTTTGTTGAACTTGATTGGTGGCTTCTTAAATGGAAATGGTCAAATTGCCATTGATGGACAAGACGTACCACATTTGGCTCAAAAGAATTGGCAACACATGTTACAAGTGATGCCACAAGATCCTTATATCTTCCATGAAACTGTACGTGAAAATTTGGCGTTCTACGCGACTGATGCTTCGGATACAGACATTATTGCTGCAATTGAGACTGTTGGATTGCGTTCATGGTTTGATGGACTACCAGAAGGCCTAGACACGGTTATTGGAGAAGGCGCTTTACAAACATCTGGTGGGCAAGCACAACGTATTGGCTTGGCTCGAATTATCTTAGACACACAACGTCATGTGATACTACTAGATGAACCAACGGCGCATTTGGATATTGAAACTGAGTATCGTCTAAAAGAAACGATGTTACCAGTATTTGAAGATAAGTTAGTGGTCTTTGCAACACATCGTCTACATTGGTTAGCGCAAATGGATAATATCATTGTGATGCGTGATGGGAAGATTGTTGAACAAGGTACATTGCCAGAATTAATGGCAGCCAACGGCTACTTTGTCGAATTACAAGCAGCAATGCGAGGAGTGGCAAATGACTAA
- a CDS encoding helix-turn-helix domain-containing protein: MIVDGALLKQRREQLGISQGQLAQGICHQSLISRLEKDNHITSMTILQNLCARLQINVSTLVTFADQEHMPLNVIRELVDAHQYTRAKVYLQAKRLKKCLPEFALPEYHLLRGRVHLGLSEISQAMQSLHLALGEVGRHQSQLMVEIFTEMGAVWLVQNEIVNATECLERACSIIRDLNDTQTSSLNMVIVYTYRRQAELYIKVGDATKALKRVKDAMNLLPSENVYHEMVALQELRIQCADILKLTDDKKDAMVLAYAAAKFSRDSELEETVKSYQDLILTSH; encoded by the coding sequence ATGATTGTAGATGGGGCATTATTAAAACAGCGACGAGAACAATTGGGAATATCTCAGGGGCAATTAGCACAGGGGATTTGTCACCAATCATTAATATCACGTTTAGAAAAAGACAATCATATAACCAGTATGACGATCTTGCAAAACTTGTGTGCACGACTACAAATTAATGTATCAACATTGGTTACTTTTGCAGATCAAGAACATATGCCATTGAACGTTATTCGGGAATTAGTAGATGCGCATCAATATACACGAGCGAAAGTATATTTACAGGCAAAGCGTTTAAAGAAGTGTTTACCAGAATTTGCATTACCGGAATATCATTTATTACGTGGAAGGGTTCATCTAGGTTTGAGTGAAATTTCGCAAGCAATGCAAAGTTTACATTTAGCATTAGGAGAAGTTGGGCGTCATCAATCACAGTTAATGGTTGAAATTTTTACTGAAATGGGTGCCGTCTGGTTAGTACAAAATGAAATTGTCAATGCGACAGAATGTTTAGAACGCGCATGTAGTATCATCCGTGATTTAAACGATACACAAACATCGAGCTTAAACATGGTGATTGTTTACACATATCGTCGACAAGCAGAATTGTACATTAAAGTGGGTGATGCGACTAAAGCATTGAAACGAGTTAAAGATGCAATGAATTTATTACCATCTGAAAATGTCTATCATGAGATGGTTGCTTTGCAAGAATTACGAATTCAATGTGCAGATATACTGAAATTAACTGATGATAAAAAAGATGCGATGGTCTTAGCCTATGCCGCGGCTAAGTTTTCACGAGATTCGGAATTAGAAGAAACTGTAAAATCATATCAAGATTTAATACTTACTTCACATTAG
- a CDS encoding ATP-grasp domain-containing protein: MAFHLLPGNTIGIMSDDLTGQTLAQHAHDMGFNVAGFSEFPDAPVLSEADEAFIGQEQLEEFKAKSDVITYTAPWLSPDLIDQLQGTVLPQGLDLVSITGDHAISRAFNEAYAVNILPYRIATSLDDVEESGRILGYPVVVKPIFKHKHHDETVILHGMWDLGLVAPMVDGGTMLVENWLDPVREFSVTAVRSEQGDVQAFPIRETKKQMQHLRQAWTVDDLDADLIEAIQDVLTRISTALDYVGAFSVNFFFSAEGNLYVRDVLPGLHATDGVYEGITSISVAQQHLRAITGQPLQTIKQFGAAMYLPVTARERTSVIWNWGIQDTWSVNLYRNPGTALKIGHVNIIGSNTNDLLQKVSATQVWNIDKDEEDSE, from the coding sequence ATGGCATTTCATTTATTACCAGGTAATACAATTGGTATTATGAGTGATGATTTAACTGGACAAACTTTGGCTCAACATGCGCATGACATGGGATTTAATGTGGCAGGCTTCAGTGAATTTCCTGATGCACCTGTTTTATCTGAAGCCGATGAAGCGTTCATTGGCCAAGAGCAATTAGAAGAGTTTAAAGCTAAATCAGACGTTATTACGTATACGGCCCCGTGGTTGTCTCCTGATTTAATTGACCAACTACAAGGAACAGTACTGCCGCAAGGACTAGATCTTGTATCGATTACTGGTGATCATGCCATTAGTCGTGCGTTTAATGAAGCCTATGCGGTGAATATTTTGCCGTATCGCATTGCGACTTCATTAGATGATGTAGAAGAGTCAGGGCGTATTTTAGGATACCCAGTTGTTGTAAAACCAATCTTTAAGCATAAGCATCATGATGAAACCGTTATTCTACATGGTATGTGGGACCTAGGATTAGTTGCACCTATGGTAGATGGTGGAACGATGCTAGTCGAAAATTGGTTGGATCCTGTTAGGGAATTTTCTGTTACAGCAGTTCGAAGTGAACAAGGGGATGTGCAAGCATTTCCGATTCGCGAAACGAAAAAGCAAATGCAACACTTACGTCAAGCATGGACTGTAGATGATTTGGATGCTGACTTAATTGAAGCAATCCAAGATGTGTTAACACGAATTAGTACAGCGTTAGATTATGTTGGTGCCTTTTCGGTTAACTTCTTCTTCAGTGCCGAAGGTAATCTATACGTGCGTGATGTATTGCCAGGACTACATGCCACAGATGGTGTGTACGAAGGAATTACATCTATCTCTGTCGCCCAACAGCATCTGCGTGCGATTACTGGGCAACCACTTCAAACGATTAAACAGTTTGGTGCAGCAATGTATCTACCTGTTACAGCACGTGAACGTACGAGTGTGATTTGGAACTGGGGTATTCAAGATACTTGGTCAGTGAACTTGTATCGTAACCCAGGGACTGCGTTAAAGATTGGACATGTAAATATCATTGGATCAAATACAAACGACTTGCTTCAAAAAGTGAGTGCAACTCAAGTTTGGAACATTGATAAAGACGAAGAAGATTCTGAATGA
- a CDS encoding DUF4044 domain-containing protein, which yields MAVKKRKSTMQKIIQVFVVFMLALMILSSLVVLLSAIQF from the coding sequence ATGGCTGTTAAAAAGCGTAAGTCAACAATGCAAAAAATTATTCAAGTGTTCGTTGTGTTCATGCTAGCACTAATGATCCTAAGCTCACTTGTTGTGTTGTTATCAGCAATTCAATTCTAA
- the cydB gene encoding cytochrome d ubiquinol oxidase subunit II, with product MTFLQILWFVLVGVLFAGFFFLEGFDFGIGMSVKTVAKNEEEEDALIETIGPHWDGNEVWLITAGGAMFAAIPFWYASLFSGFYLVLFIILLGLIFRGVSFEFREAMQTAKYRNLWTTVLAVSSFIVPFFFGVMFVDVVQGMPIDANGDLMAGFTDYINVFSLIGGVALSLISYMHGLNYMRLKLVPGVLTERAGKQLRVLYPVLLAGEVAFAVGLYLNTDFFTQKPVITTILLALIVVLTVIGWWSESKAKELLAFLALGLTIMTLVGLLFTGLFPRVMIGNDPATSILLQNATSTPYTLVWMSWIALIMVPIVLGYQAWSFWIFRKRISVKHEN from the coding sequence ATGACATTTCTACAAATTCTTTGGTTCGTCCTTGTCGGTGTTTTGTTCGCTGGATTCTTCTTCCTAGAAGGATTTGACTTCGGGATTGGGATGTCTGTAAAGACAGTTGCTAAGAACGAAGAAGAAGAAGATGCATTGATTGAAACAATCGGACCTCACTGGGACGGAAACGAAGTTTGGTTGATCACTGCTGGTGGTGCCATGTTCGCGGCTATTCCATTCTGGTACGCTTCGTTGTTCTCAGGATTCTACTTGGTACTATTTATCATCCTATTGGGACTAATCTTCCGTGGGGTATCATTTGAATTCCGTGAAGCAATGCAAACAGCTAAGTACCGTAACCTTTGGACTACTGTATTGGCAGTGTCATCATTCATCGTACCGTTCTTCTTCGGTGTAATGTTTGTCGACGTTGTCCAAGGTATGCCAATCGACGCAAACGGTGACTTGATGGCTGGATTCACTGACTACATTAACGTATTCTCACTAATCGGTGGGGTTGCCTTGTCATTGATTTCATACATGCACGGATTGAACTACATGCGTTTGAAGTTGGTACCTGGTGTATTGACTGAACGTGCTGGAAAGCAACTACGTGTCTTGTACCCAGTCTTGTTGGCCGGTGAAGTTGCCTTCGCTGTTGGTTTGTACTTGAACACAGACTTCTTCACACAAAAGCCTGTTATCACAACAATCTTGCTAGCCTTGATCGTTGTATTGACAGTTATCGGTTGGTGGTCTGAATCAAAGGCTAAGGAATTACTTGCATTCCTTGCTTTGGGGCTAACAATTATGACATTGGTTGGATTGTTGTTCACTGGATTGTTCCCGCGCGTTATGATCGGAAACGACCCAGCAACTTCAATCTTGCTACAAAACGCAACATCAACACCATACACACTTGTATGGATGTCATGGATCGCTTTGATCATGGTGCCAATTGTCTTGGGATACCAAGCATGGAGCTTCTGGATCTTCCGTAAGCGTATCAGCGTTAAGCACGAAAACTAA
- the cydC gene encoding thiol reductant ABC exporter subunit CydC has product MTKYKELIKKDSWVFPYLTKYSGLLALVIFLGFLTVFCGGALMFTSGYLISRSAQRPENILLIYAPIVLTRAFGIGRPSFRYLERLVSHNWVLRIVSNFRKRLYQLVEVGTKSIQAKVQTGQVFNVLANDLFKIENFYLQMLFPTIIGWLIYLAGSFAVGLFSPLTAILLLLVLGLNTILLPLITVLIKGARDFEQKQLEERIYTDLTDAVLGLQDWVLSGRTDELLKKQNRDFNRLNALKEKDNHFDWWRGCVAEIVIAVTAVILIVFANATFGGQTDTVSWIAAFGLVMFPLADSLVSISAGFGEWPRYADSIQRLNKLEEQSTTEATFDAQALPTDYTIQFEHASFGYEADQPVLTDINLTIPAKKHLAILGPSGAGKSTLLKLLLGDETPTSGSVTVGGHVATSYQNERAALIAVLDQQPYLFATSVANNLRLGNLHATDEEIWSALKKVQLDTLVASLPGQLKTPMNEAGKRFSGGERQRFALARILLQDTPIVVLDEPTVGLDPVTELAVLKMIFDVLADKTIIWVTHHLTGIEMTDEVVFIDHQGINLQGTPKHLMDTEPRFAKLLAMDHGDLL; this is encoded by the coding sequence ATGACTAAATATAAAGAATTAATCAAAAAAGACAGTTGGGTATTTCCGTACCTAACGAAATATTCAGGGCTATTAGCTTTAGTTATTTTTCTAGGCTTTTTAACAGTATTCTGCGGTGGGGCTTTGATGTTTACATCTGGGTATTTGATTTCTCGTTCAGCGCAACGACCTGAAAATATTCTATTGATTTACGCACCAATTGTTTTGACGCGTGCCTTTGGAATTGGACGTCCAAGTTTCCGTTACTTAGAGCGCTTAGTATCACACAATTGGGTATTGCGTATTGTTTCAAACTTCCGAAAGCGACTATATCAATTAGTGGAAGTTGGAACGAAAAGTATTCAAGCGAAAGTACAAACAGGGCAAGTCTTTAACGTACTAGCCAATGATCTATTTAAAATTGAAAACTTCTATCTACAAATGTTGTTCCCAACAATTATTGGATGGTTAATCTATTTGGCAGGATCATTTGCAGTAGGCCTATTTAGTCCACTAACTGCAATTTTATTGCTATTAGTGCTAGGGTTAAACACGATCTTGTTACCGTTGATTACCGTACTAATTAAGGGCGCACGTGATTTTGAACAAAAGCAATTAGAGGAACGCATCTATACTGACTTAACTGACGCAGTTTTGGGACTACAAGATTGGGTCTTGTCAGGTCGTACGGATGAACTATTAAAGAAACAAAATCGCGACTTCAATCGATTGAATGCTTTAAAAGAAAAAGATAATCATTTCGATTGGTGGCGTGGCTGTGTTGCAGAAATTGTCATCGCCGTAACGGCGGTTATTTTGATTGTGTTCGCGAACGCAACCTTTGGTGGTCAAACTGATACAGTTAGTTGGATTGCGGCCTTTGGATTAGTTATGTTCCCATTAGCCGATTCATTAGTTAGCATTAGTGCTGGTTTTGGTGAGTGGCCACGATATGCTGACTCAATTCAACGTTTAAACAAGTTGGAAGAACAAAGTACGACAGAAGCTACTTTTGATGCACAAGCATTACCAACGGACTACACAATTCAATTTGAGCATGCTAGCTTTGGTTATGAAGCTGATCAACCAGTGTTGACAGATATTAACCTAACCATCCCAGCAAAGAAGCATTTGGCAATTTTGGGACCTTCTGGGGCCGGGAAATCAACATTATTGAAGTTATTGTTAGGGGATGAAACGCCTACAAGTGGTTCAGTAACTGTTGGTGGTCATGTTGCAACAAGTTATCAAAATGAACGTGCTGCCTTGATTGCGGTGTTAGATCAACAACCCTATCTTTTTGCGACTTCAGTGGCCAATAATTTGCGTTTAGGAAATCTACATGCGACTGACGAAGAAATTTGGTCAGCACTAAAGAAGGTCCAATTAGATACATTAGTAGCTAGTCTACCTGGTCAATTAAAGACTCCCATGAATGAAGCGGGAAAGCGTTTTTCGGGGGGAGAACGTCAACGTTTTGCGTTAGCACGTATTCTCTTGCAAGACACACCTATTGTAGTTTTGGATGAGCCAACAGTGGGGTTAGATCCTGTCACTGAATTAGCAGTCTTAAAGATGATTTTCGATGTTCTAGCTGACAAGACAATTATTTGGGTTACACACCATTTGACTGGGATTGAGATGACCGATGAAGTTGTATTTATTGATCATCAAGGCATTAACTTACAAGGAACGCCAAAGCACTTGATGGACACGGAACCTCGATTTGCTAAGTTATTAGCAATGGATCATGGTGATTTGTTATAA